The Pseudopipra pipra isolate bDixPip1 chromosome 6, bDixPip1.hap1, whole genome shotgun sequence genome includes a region encoding these proteins:
- the FAM98B gene encoding protein FAM98B, with translation MRELPPGPAMESDILDALEALGYTGALLEEEALNKAAENGLSSPEFFELCVWLGSQIKSLCNMEESITSGDGMKDIESFQLEMSGFLREMACPYSSLISGDIKDRLRGKEDCLKLLLFLSTELQALKILHNKKIKGSHLEKHSEIIQEVQAICDALGLPNSSSSGIPPLLTNVEQKIKDILAKVQNKHVGKSLLTKPLNSDQVKRLEKINDALRSEYECRRRMLMKRLDVTVQSFGWSDRAKVKTDEIARIYQPKRYALSPKSTITLAHLLAAREDLSKIIRTSSGSTRENTVCAINKVLMGRVPDRGGRPTEIEPPPPEMPPWQKRQEGGGRGGWGGGGGGGRGNWGGGGGRGGGGGGFRGGGRGGGGFQGGGGFQGGGGFQGGRGGYGGRGGYSDPYGGRGGYRRY, from the exons GTACACAGGTGCCCTGTTGGAGGAGGAAGCACTgaacaaagcagcagaaaatggaTTGTCTTCACCAGAATTTTTTGAGCTTTGTGTTTGGTTAGGTTCCCAAATAAAATCACTTTGCAATATGGAAGAAAGCATCACTTCAGGAGATG GTATGAAAGATATAGAGAGCTTCCAGCTTGAGATGAGTGGCTTTCTGAGAGAAATGGCTTGTCCATATTCATCACTTATATCTGGAGACATCAAGGACAGATTAAGAGGGAAAGAAGATTGTCTTAAACTCCTGT TATTTCTAAGTACAGAACTTCAGGCGTTAAAGATACTGCACAACAAGAAAATCAAAGGCTCTCATTTGGAAAAGCACAGTGAAATTATTCAGGAAGTGCAAGCTATTTGCGATGCACTGGGTCTGCCAAACTCCTCGTCTTCTGGTATTCCTCCCTTGTTAACCAATGTGGAACAAAAG aTAAAGGACATTCTCGCAAAAGTTCAAAACAAACATGTGGGGAAATCACTGCTAACAAAACCTCTGAATTCTGACCAAGTG AAAAGATTGGAAAAAATCAATGATGCTCTTCGGAGTGAGTACGAATGTCGACGACGCATGTTAATGAAGAGGCTCGATGTGACTGTACAATCTTTTGGCTGGTCTGATAGAGCAAAG GTAAAAACAGATGAAATAGCACGTATCTATCAGCCCAAGCGCTATGCATTATCTCCAAAGTCAACTATTACATTAGCTCACCTGCTTGCTGCTCGAGAAGATTTATCCAAGATCATAAGAACAAGTAGTGGGTCAACACGGGAAAATACTGTCTGTGCTATCAACAAG GTTCTGATGGGGAGAGTACCAGATCGTGGAGGCAGACCAACAGAGATTGAACCACCTCCTCCTGAAATGCCTCCGTGGCAAAAAAGACAAGAAGGTGGTGGAAGAGGTGGctggggaggtggtggtggtggtggaaggGGCAActgggggggtggagggggtagaggaggaggaggtggaggttTCAGAGGTGGTGGGAGAGGTGGAGGTGGCTTCCAGGGTGGAGGTGGCTTCCAAGGTGGAGGTGGCTTCCAAGGTGGCAGGGGAGGTTATGGTGGCAGGGGAGGCTATAGTGATCCATATGGTGGAAGAGGAGGATACCGAAGATACTAA